A DNA window from Turicibacter sp. TJ11 contains the following coding sequences:
- a CDS encoding NERD domain-containing protein, with product MRFSLIYLMYLLGWHNHPNEFFNNPLVMFLYLKKDKLSWNGWMIIGFILVLLIWYESGRNQKLNEIKNRFSFSHHQSLYQASLPPNVYKVSDLNCLNQQINHLLFTDCVIYLIQSLHLKGQLVGNTKNWLLEIHQFSTIKMINNPIKRLNAKQLVMKELMQLYDIQLPTQSYYVYDEQKLNVQLIDELKESRFIKKQSFKTFLKKLSSSASESHDQEEVLEQILYFIISMRYLEYLKGFYHGLSLVNKVELVSFLSSDSKQLLSFFMSSSTMTVSNIHQFKHNYLTKQAKSLKVLQTKLFHELSEWVLNHPMLEFMTFNEEVMIVLEGFECQRVTPSEIFA from the coding sequence ATGAGGTTTAGTCTAATTTATTTAATGTACCTTTTGGGGTGGCATAATCATCCCAACGAGTTTTTTAACAATCCTTTAGTTATGTTCCTCTATTTAAAAAAAGATAAATTAAGTTGGAATGGTTGGATGATTATTGGTTTTATCTTAGTTCTTTTAATTTGGTATGAATCTGGTCGAAATCAAAAGTTAAACGAAATTAAAAATCGTTTTAGCTTCAGTCATCACCAGTCTTTATATCAAGCGTCCTTACCGCCTAATGTTTACAAAGTCAGTGACTTAAACTGTCTTAATCAACAGATTAATCATTTGTTATTTACTGATTGTGTAATTTATCTCATTCAATCGCTTCATTTAAAAGGGCAGTTAGTAGGAAATACGAAAAATTGGTTGCTAGAAATTCATCAATTTTCAACAATCAAGATGATTAACAATCCGATCAAACGTTTAAATGCGAAACAATTAGTCATGAAAGAGTTGATGCAACTGTATGACATTCAATTGCCTACTCAAAGTTATTACGTTTACGATGAACAGAAGTTGAATGTGCAACTAATAGATGAGTTAAAGGAATCAAGATTTATTAAAAAGCAATCGTTTAAAACATTTTTAAAGAAACTGTCGAGTTCGGCCAGTGAGAGTCATGATCAAGAAGAGGTGCTTGAACAAATTCTTTATTTTATTATTTCAATGCGTTATCTCGAGTATTTAAAAGGATTTTATCATGGGCTTAGTCTAGTGAATAAAGTTGAATTAGTATCCTTTTTATCCTCAGATTCTAAACAGCTACTTTCTTTTTTTATGAGTTCATCAACTATGACAGTAAGTAATATCCATCAGTTTAAGCACAATTATTTAACTAAACAAGCTAAAAGTTTAAAAGTGCTTCAAACCAAATTATTTCACGAATTAAGTGAATGGGTATTAAATCATCCGATGCTTGAGTTTATGACATTTAATGAAGAGGTGATGATTGTTTTAGAAGGGTTTGAATGTCAAAGAGTGACACCTTCTGAAATTTTTGCGTAA
- a CDS encoding zinc ribbon domain-containing protein translates to MAFWDDFQKTMSKTAAVGMKQTSKWVEIGKLTVSLNAAKLELNELFEQIGEYIYVNKINEINQSEAVQELFHQVSLQKGKIKKIEREINQIKQIRSCESCGAELDDEVKYCPYCRAPQSNRIDWQI, encoded by the coding sequence TTGGCTTTTTGGGATGATTTTCAAAAAACGATGTCGAAAACAGCAGCAGTAGGAATGAAGCAGACAAGTAAATGGGTTGAAATCGGGAAATTAACGGTATCGCTTAATGCAGCGAAACTTGAATTGAATGAATTATTTGAACAAATTGGAGAATATATTTACGTCAATAAAATAAATGAAATTAATCAATCAGAAGCGGTTCAAGAGTTATTTCATCAGGTTTCACTCCAAAAGGGAAAAATAAAAAAAATCGAACGAGAGATTAATCAAATTAAACAAATTAGATCATGTGAAAGTTGTGGTGCTGAACTGGATGATGAGGTTAAATATTGTCCTTATTGTCGAGCGCCCCAATCGAATCGAATTGATTGGCAGATTTAA
- the dcuC gene encoding C4-dicarboxylate transporter DcuC: MIISLTLVILILAGYFIKKNYDIKWIMFGSGMALMGSASLLQRPLLPEEASSGIVWFDLFTLIGTQFTKQLTGAGFILMILFGYTAYMKCIGANQMTVQVMSRPLLNLKHKGLLIPIFYLIGNILGLMIPSASSLSVLLMSTAYPILVSAGISPLAIGAVIAMSATIAPTPLGADNLLASEALQMSVGEYVFSYHAKISIPIILILSIVHLVWQSYADSKEKEQNKEILMIEEVHSINRPIFYAMLPMLPLLLMFIFNVLLKNDKIGMIEVTLCSFLISLFCEMIRLKSMHKALESVQIFFDGMGTGFTTVVIQVVAALTFVEGLKSIGIIDLLTDYMTQISGAGIVLTLCFCLLALSVGLLSGSGLALFYACVELMPTFAASAGMNPVLLAIPMQFVSHLVKSISPVAPTVIIISSMMKVSPLRLIKRTIVPVSVGMILSIILSFVMLS, translated from the coding sequence ATGATTATTAGTTTAACGTTAGTCATTTTAATTTTAGCAGGATACTTTATAAAGAAAAATTATGATATTAAGTGGATTATGTTTGGAAGCGGGATGGCATTAATGGGAAGTGCTAGTTTGCTTCAGCGTCCGTTATTACCAGAAGAAGCTAGTAGTGGAATCGTCTGGTTTGATCTATTCACGCTCATTGGAACGCAATTTACGAAGCAATTAACAGGAGCCGGTTTTATTCTCATGATTTTATTTGGATATACGGCGTATATGAAATGTATTGGAGCGAATCAAATGACGGTTCAAGTCATGAGTCGACCATTATTAAACTTAAAGCATAAAGGGTTATTAATTCCGATCTTTTATTTGATTGGAAATATATTAGGTTTAATGATTCCAAGTGCATCTAGTTTATCTGTTCTTTTAATGTCTACCGCTTACCCCATTTTAGTATCAGCTGGCATTTCACCTCTTGCTATAGGGGCGGTGATTGCGATGTCAGCAACGATTGCTCCAACGCCACTTGGAGCTGATAATTTATTAGCATCTGAGGCTTTACAGATGAGCGTAGGTGAGTATGTCTTTAGTTATCACGCAAAAATCTCAATTCCAATTATTTTGATTTTATCGATTGTTCATTTAGTTTGGCAAAGCTATGCGGATTCAAAAGAAAAAGAACAAAATAAAGAGATTTTAATGATAGAAGAGGTTCATTCAATCAATCGTCCGATTTTTTATGCAATGTTACCAATGTTACCGTTACTTTTAATGTTTATTTTTAATGTGTTATTAAAAAACGATAAAATCGGAATGATTGAGGTGACGCTTTGTTCATTTTTAATCAGTCTATTTTGTGAGATGATTCGTTTGAAATCAATGCATAAGGCATTAGAATCGGTTCAAATCTTTTTTGATGGTATGGGAACTGGTTTTACAACGGTCGTCATTCAAGTCGTGGCGGCACTAACCTTTGTTGAAGGTTTAAAAAGTATTGGAATCATCGATTTGCTTACTGATTATATGACTCAAATAAGTGGGGCTGGCATCGTTTTAACGCTTTGTTTTTGTTTATTAGCCCTTAGTGTCGGTTTGTTAAGTGGAAGTGGTCTCGCCCTCTTTTATGCTTGTGTGGAATTAATGCCAACTTTTGCGGCCTCAGCTGGAATGAATCCTGTTTTGTTAGCTATTCCGATGCAGTTTGTTTCTCATTTAGTTAAAAGCATCTCTCCAGTGGCCCCAACTGTTATTATTATTTCATCGATGATGAAGGTCTCTCCTTTACGGTTAATTAAGCGAACGATTGTTCCGGTGTCAGTAGGAATGATTTTATCCATTATTTTGTCTTTTGTGATGTTATCGTAA